Within Azoarcus sp. DD4, the genomic segment GGCAGCCTGCACCCCGACGAACGCCGCTTGCTCGGCCTGCGCGCCGGCGAGACGGCGCTGCTGCGCGAGGTGCTGCTGATTGCCGACGGCCGGCCGGTGGTGTTCGCGCGCAGCGTGGTGGCGCGCCGCGACCTGCGCGGCGGCTGGCTGCGCCTCTGGCGCGGCATCGGCAGCCGGCCGCTGGGCGCGGCGCTGTTCTCCGACCGTCGCATCAGCCGACTGCCGCTGGCCTGCGCACGCATCGGCGTCACCGACAGGCGTTATCATCTTGCCCGACGCTCGCTCGCCGGCGATGCGGTGCTGCCACCGGCGCTGTGGGCGCGGCGCTCGGTGTTCCGGCTGCACGGCCGGTCGCTGATGGTGAGCGAGTTCTTCCTGCCCGCGATACTCGAACTGCCCGATGATCCTCTCTGAACGTCTCCCCCTCTACGGCCGCCTGATGCGGCTGGACAAGCCGATCGGCTCGCTGCTGCTGCTGTGGCCCACGCTGTGGGCGCTGTGGCTGGCCGCCGACGGCAAGCCGCCGCTGCATGTGCTGGTGATCTTCGCCGTCGGCACCTTGCTGATGCGCTCGGCCGGCTGCGTGATCAACGACTACGCCGACCGCGACTTCGACGGCCATGTCGAACGTACCCGCAACCGTCCGCTCGCCACCCGCGCGGTGAGCACGCGCGAGGCGCTGTGGCTCGCCGCCGGCCTGTCGGCCGTGTCCTTCGTGCTGATCCTGCCGCTCGATCCGCTGGTGATCTGGCTGTCGGTGCCGGCATTGTTCCTGGCCGCGAGCTATCCCTTCACCAAACGCTTCTTCGCGATCCCGCAGGCTTACCTCGGCATCGCCTTCGGCTTCGGCATCCCGATGGGTTTCGCGGCGGTGCAGGGCGAGGTGCCGGCGATGGCCTGGGTGATGCTGCTCGCCAACATCTTCTGGGCGGTGGCCTACGACACCGAGTATGCGATGGTGGACCGGCCCGACGACCTCAAGATCGGCATCAAGACCTCGGCAATCACCTTCGGCCGCTTCGACGTGGCGGCGGTGATGCTGTGCTACGCTGCGGCGCTCGGTCTGCTGGCCTGGGTGGGCGCGCAGGCAGGTCGCGGCGTGTTCTTCTTCGCGGGGCTGGCGGTCGCCGGCGGTCTGGCGATCTATCACTACACACTGATCCGCCATCGCGAACGGGCGGCCTGCTTCAAGGCCTTCCGCCACAACAACTGGCTGGGCGCGGCGGTTTTCGCCGGGTTGGCGCTGGATTACCTGGCCGGCTGAACCGGTCGCGGCAAGCGCAAAAGAACATCGCCGGCGGCGGGGTGACCCGCGGCCGGCGATGTGCGTTTACGAGGTGTCTCGGGCGATTACAGCAGCACGCGCTCGATCCCGCCGCTGTTGGCCTTGGCGACATAGTCGGGCATCCAGTCCTCGCCCAGCAGGTGCTTGGCGAGCTCGACCACGATGTAGTCCGGCTCGACGCCACCGGCGTCGTCGGCGTAGCGGTGCAGGC encodes:
- a CDS encoding chorismate lyase, with product MLHRPFRETWLACPQRAGIPPRLRPWLTDPASLTARIRARCSAFRVRVLRQCAGSLHPDERRLLGLRAGETALLREVLLIADGRPVVFARSVVARRDLRGGWLRLWRGIGSRPLGAALFSDRRISRLPLACARIGVTDRRYHLARRSLAGDAVLPPALWARRSVFRLHGRSLMVSEFFLPAILELPDDPL
- the ubiA gene encoding 4-hydroxybenzoate octaprenyltransferase; this encodes MILSERLPLYGRLMRLDKPIGSLLLLWPTLWALWLAADGKPPLHVLVIFAVGTLLMRSAGCVINDYADRDFDGHVERTRNRPLATRAVSTREALWLAAGLSAVSFVLILPLDPLVIWLSVPALFLAASYPFTKRFFAIPQAYLGIAFGFGIPMGFAAVQGEVPAMAWVMLLANIFWAVAYDTEYAMVDRPDDLKIGIKTSAITFGRFDVAAVMLCYAAALGLLAWVGAQAGRGVFFFAGLAVAGGLAIYHYTLIRHRERAACFKAFRHNNWLGAAVFAGLALDYLAG